A genome region from Manis pentadactyla isolate mManPen7 chromosome 5, mManPen7.hap1, whole genome shotgun sequence includes the following:
- the LOC118920126 gene encoding LOW QUALITY PROTEIN: L-aminoadipate-semialdehyde dehydrogenase-phosphopantetheinyl transferase-like (The sequence of the model RefSeq protein was modified relative to this genomic sequence to represent the inferred CDS: substituted 1 base at 1 genomic stop codon) has protein sequence MVLPAKRFCSVPSMEGVRWAFSCGTWLPSQAEWLLAVQSIQPEEKERIGQFVFARDAKAAMTGRLMIRKLVAEKLNIPWNNVRLQRTAKGKSVLAKDSPNPYPNFNFNISHQGDYAVLAAKPELEVGIDVMKTSFPGRGSIPEFFHIMKRKFTNKEWETIRSFIDEWTQLDMFYRNXALKESFIKAIGVGLEFELQRPEFDISPLNLDIGQVYKETHLFLDGEEEKEWAFEESKVDEHHFVAVALRKPDGSRHQGVSSQNDSKPTQRQFTILTFNDLISPAVPMTPEDPSFWDCFCFTEEIPIRNGTKS, from the coding sequence ATGGTTTTACCTGCCAAGCGGTTCTGCTCGGTGCCATCAATGGAGGGAGTGCGTTGGGCCTTTTCTTGTGGCACCTGGCTGCCGAGCCAAGCAGAGTGGCTGCTGGCGGTGCAGTCGATCCAGCCTGAGGAGAAGGAGCGCATTGGCCAGTTCGTCTTTGCCCGGGACGCTAAGGCAGCCATGACTGGTCGTCTGATGATAAGGAAGTTAGTTGCAGAAAAATTGAATATTCCTTGGAATAATGTTCGTTTGCAAAGAACTGCAAAGGGAAAATCAGTTCTTGCAAAAGACTCACCGAATCCTTACCCCAATTTCAACTTTAACATCTCTCATCAAGGGGACTATGCTGTACTTGCTGCTAAACCCGAGCTAGAAGTTGGAATTGATGTAATGAAGACTAGTTTTCCAGGTCGTGGTTCAATTCCAGAATTCTTTCATATTATGAAAAGAAAGTTTACCAACAAAGAATGGGAAACAATCAGAAGCTTTATAGATGAATGGACTCAACTGGATATGTTTTATAGGAATTAGGCATTGAAAGAAAGCTTCATAAAAGCCATTGGTGTTGGACTAGAATTTGAATTGCAGCGTCCTGAATTTGATATATCCCCATTAAACTTGGATATAGGCCAGGTTTATAAAGAAACACATTTGTTCCTggatggggaagaagaaaaagaatgggcATTTGAGGAAAGTAAAGTAGATGAGCACCATTTTGTTGCAGTAGCTCTTAGGAAACCCGATGGATCTAGACATCAGGGTGTTTCATCTCAAAATGATTCTAAACCAACCCAGAGGCAGTTTACCATTCTCACCTTCAATGATTTAATATCCCCTGCTGTTCCTATGACCCCTGAAGATCCTTCATTTTGGGACTGTTTTTGCTTCACAGAGGAAATTCCAATTCGAAATGGTACAAAGTCATGA